A genomic window from bacterium includes:
- a CDS encoding cation diffusion facilitator family transporter: protein MDQSHGKRSRDVRRVLLITLLLNLLVCGLKLGYGYFTETLSMVADGYHSLLDSSSNIVGLIALFFAAKPADKGHPYGHRKVEALGAMFISGMLFWACFEIASSAWARLHHRDLPEVTVWSFVIMVVSMAVNAWVSRYEHRKGHELKSQILTADSAHTRSDIFASLSVIIALIGIELKWPWVDLAAAGLIAIFVGHSGYQIVLESLNTLMDSAQLDPREVSGLVMKVPGIERCHSVRTRGNPMAIYMDLNIHVDPQLATQEAHRLTHEVIAKIKREIPQVVDVVVHTEPSTPHED from the coding sequence ATGGATCAAAGCCACGGGAAGCGCTCCCGCGATGTCCGGCGGGTGCTGCTGATCACCCTCTTGCTCAACCTCCTGGTCTGCGGCCTCAAGCTCGGCTACGGCTATTTCACCGAGACTCTCAGCATGGTGGCCGACGGCTACCACTCTTTGCTCGACTCCAGCTCCAACATCGTCGGCCTCATCGCCTTATTCTTCGCCGCCAAGCCGGCCGACAAAGGCCATCCTTACGGTCACCGCAAAGTCGAGGCCCTGGGCGCCATGTTCATCTCGGGCATGCTCTTCTGGGCCTGCTTCGAGATCGCCTCCAGCGCCTGGGCCCGGCTCCACCACCGCGACCTGCCCGAGGTCACCGTCTGGAGCTTCGTCATCATGGTGGTCTCGATGGCGGTCAATGCTTGGGTCAGCCGTTACGAGCACCGCAAGGGCCATGAATTGAAAAGCCAGATCCTGACCGCCGATTCGGCCCATACCCGCAGCGATATCTTCGCCTCGCTCTCGGTCATCATCGCCCTGATCGGCATCGAGCTGAAATGGCCTTGGGTCGACTTGGCCGCCGCCGGATTGATCGCGATCTTCGTCGGCCACAGCGGCTATCAGATCGTCCTGGAAAGCCTGAACACCCTGATGGACTCGGCCCAGCTCGATCCCCGCGAAGTCAGCGGCCTGGTCATGAAGGTTCCGGGCATCGAGCGCTGCCACAGCGTCCGAACCCGCGGAAACCCGATGGCGATTTACATGGACCTCAACATCCACGTCGATCCCCAGCTTGCGACCCAGGAGGCCCACCGCTTGACCCACGAGGTCATCGCCAAAATCAAGCGCGAGATCCCCCAGGTGGTCGACGTGGTGGTCCACACCGAGCCCTCCACCCCCCACGAGGATTGA